One Pseudonocardia sediminis DNA window includes the following coding sequences:
- a CDS encoding VOC family protein codes for MNLTSFYPVICSSDLVRSRRFYVDLLGFETTFEADWYVSLRRGTHELALLDHTHSTVPEAYRRPVQGLILNLEVDDVDAEWERLVVDGGLHPELELRSEDFGQRHFIVADPDGVLVDVITEIPPSPEFAAMFAEGAAVGA; via the coding sequence ATGAACCTCACCAGCTTCTACCCCGTGATCTGCTCCTCCGACCTGGTCCGCTCCCGGCGGTTCTACGTCGACCTGCTGGGCTTCGAGACGACGTTCGAGGCCGACTGGTACGTCAGCCTCCGACGGGGCACCCACGAGCTCGCCCTGCTCGACCACACCCACTCGACCGTGCCCGAGGCCTACCGCCGCCCGGTACAGGGACTGATCCTCAACCTCGAGGTCGACGACGTCGACGCCGAGTGGGAACGGCTCGTCGTCGACGGCGGCCTGCACCCGGAGCTGGAGTTGCGCAGCGAGGACTTCGGACAGCGCCACTTCATCGTCGCCGACCCGGACGGCGTCCTCGTCGACGTCATCACCGAGATCCCGCCGAGCCCGGAGTTCGCCGCGATGTTCGCCGAGGGCGCGGCCGTCGGGGCGTGA
- a CDS encoding indolepyruvate ferredoxin oxidoreductase family protein encodes MTATTTAQAVSLDDKYAASSGRVLISGIQALVRLTLEQRRLDAARGLDTGVFVSGYQGSPLGGVDMEMGRAAPFLDPAGVVFRPGVNEELAATAVAGSQTLDRVPGRRHDGVTGFWYGKNPGLDRAADAIRHGNLSGTAPLGGAVAWIGDDPASKSSTVPSSCEPMAQSLAMPLLAPGTVAEIVPLGLHAVALSRATGLWTGLKIIADIADASATIEVGALSHGIPHPPTAPRPTPAALVGPAALDAEHDMLTRRLDLARAYARETGLNRIAFTARDARLGVLASGTGYAIVLRALEDLGLDEGAMEALGLRLIKMDMPFPVDADALAEMTLDLDEVLVVEDKVPFLEEHLKSALYRRAGAPNVVGRRDETGRPLLTARGQLGAEDVARALVARLRATAGADRLPASALAHLEAIAPPKPSRIALPVAKSGTRTPYFCSGCPHNTSTRTGDDTLVGVGIGCHVMVALDGEGRGHQVGMTQMGGEGAQWIGLAPFTDDRTLVQNLGDGTFHHSGSLAVRAAVAAGVTMTYKLLYNDAVAMTGGQQAVGRLSVPEITRLLATEGVARIVVTTDDPGAYRGVALDPIASVRHRDEFAAAEAELTALDGVTVLIHDDRCAAEERRLRKRGQLPTPAEKVVINERVCEGCGDCGEKSTCLSVQPVDTEFGAKTRIHQASCNSDLSCLKGDCPSFLLVEPGTPARRSRPEIPVRLVEPASRLSGDTTLLRMPGIGGTGVVTISQVLQMAAHLDGSYATGLEQTGLAQKGGPVTSDVRIAKTPMTGALRASRATADVLVGFDLLGAADKANLATARPGHTVAVVNTAIVPTAAMVTHRVVLPGSPDDAVERIAAATGPDNLHLDAGYLSEMLFGDHMPANMILVGAAYQHGVVPIAAEAIEDAIRLNGAAVEKSLAAFRWGRAAVIDRDAVLAAVAPPARATVEVGARAAGLAAAQPAALSDVLATRIADLEGFQDAALAARYAEEVGRVTALATARTDDATGEAIGVAYATGLHKLLAYKDEYEVARLHLDPVEKARRDDTYGPDASVSVLLHPPVLRALGMDRKIRLRGRTADVAFRALRAGRGLRGTPLDVFGYARVRRVERELVGEYQSLVRDALEHLDAGTASLVTEIAGLPDMVRGYEDIKLANVERFRERAHELRTQLTG; translated from the coding sequence GTGACCGCCACCACCACGGCGCAGGCCGTCTCCCTGGACGACAAGTACGCCGCCTCCTCCGGCCGGGTCCTGATCTCCGGGATCCAGGCGCTCGTCCGGCTCACCCTCGAGCAGCGCCGGCTCGACGCCGCGCGCGGGCTGGACACCGGGGTGTTCGTCTCCGGCTACCAGGGCTCGCCGCTGGGCGGCGTGGACATGGAGATGGGACGCGCGGCGCCGTTCCTCGACCCGGCGGGCGTGGTGTTCCGCCCCGGCGTCAACGAGGAGCTGGCCGCCACCGCCGTCGCCGGCAGCCAGACCCTGGACCGGGTCCCCGGCCGTCGCCACGACGGGGTCACCGGCTTCTGGTACGGCAAGAACCCCGGCCTGGACCGGGCCGCGGACGCGATCCGGCACGGCAACCTCTCCGGCACCGCGCCGCTCGGCGGGGCGGTCGCGTGGATCGGCGACGACCCGGCCAGCAAGTCCTCCACCGTGCCCAGCTCGTGCGAGCCGATGGCGCAGTCGCTGGCCATGCCGCTGCTCGCGCCCGGGACCGTCGCCGAGATCGTCCCGCTCGGCCTGCACGCGGTGGCGCTGTCCCGGGCGACCGGGCTCTGGACCGGCCTGAAGATCATCGCTGACATCGCCGACGCGTCCGCGACGATCGAGGTCGGGGCGCTGTCGCACGGCATCCCGCACCCGCCGACGGCACCGCGCCCGACGCCGGCCGCGCTGGTCGGGCCGGCCGCGCTCGACGCCGAGCACGACATGCTGACCCGCCGCCTCGACCTGGCCCGCGCCTACGCCCGCGAGACCGGCCTCAACCGGATCGCGTTCACCGCCCGCGACGCGCGCCTCGGCGTGCTCGCCTCCGGCACCGGCTACGCGATCGTGCTGCGCGCGCTGGAGGACCTCGGGCTCGACGAGGGCGCCATGGAGGCCCTCGGCCTGCGGCTGATCAAGATGGACATGCCGTTCCCGGTCGACGCCGACGCGCTCGCCGAGATGACCCTCGACCTGGACGAGGTGCTCGTCGTCGAGGACAAGGTGCCGTTCCTGGAGGAGCACCTCAAGTCCGCGCTCTACCGCCGGGCCGGCGCGCCGAACGTCGTCGGACGCCGCGACGAGACCGGACGGCCGCTGCTCACCGCCCGCGGGCAGCTCGGCGCCGAGGACGTGGCCCGCGCCCTGGTCGCCCGCCTCCGTGCCACGGCCGGGGCGGACCGGCTGCCGGCCTCGGCCCTGGCGCACCTGGAGGCGATCGCGCCGCCGAAGCCGTCGCGGATCGCGCTGCCGGTCGCGAAGAGTGGCACCCGCACGCCGTACTTCTGCTCGGGATGCCCGCACAACACCTCCACCCGCACCGGCGACGACACGCTCGTCGGCGTCGGGATCGGCTGCCACGTCATGGTCGCCCTCGACGGCGAGGGCCGCGGCCACCAGGTCGGGATGACGCAGATGGGCGGCGAGGGCGCCCAGTGGATCGGGCTGGCCCCGTTCACCGACGACCGCACGCTCGTGCAGAACCTGGGCGACGGCACGTTCCACCACTCCGGCTCGCTGGCCGTGCGCGCGGCCGTCGCGGCCGGGGTGACGATGACCTACAAACTGCTCTACAACGACGCCGTCGCCATGACCGGCGGGCAGCAGGCCGTCGGGCGCCTGTCCGTCCCGGAGATCACGCGGCTGCTCGCGACCGAGGGCGTCGCGCGGATCGTCGTCACCACCGACGACCCGGGCGCCTACCGCGGCGTCGCGCTCGACCCGATCGCCTCGGTCCGGCACCGCGACGAGTTCGCCGCCGCCGAGGCCGAGCTGACCGCCCTCGACGGCGTCACCGTCCTGATCCACGACGACCGCTGCGCCGCCGAGGAGCGCCGCCTGCGCAAGCGCGGGCAGCTGCCGACCCCGGCCGAGAAGGTCGTGATCAACGAGCGGGTGTGCGAGGGCTGCGGCGACTGCGGGGAGAAGTCGACCTGCCTGTCGGTGCAGCCGGTGGACACCGAGTTCGGCGCCAAAACGAGGATCCACCAGGCGTCCTGCAACTCCGACCTGTCGTGCCTCAAGGGCGACTGCCCGTCGTTCCTGCTGGTCGAGCCCGGTACGCCGGCCCGCCGGTCGCGCCCGGAGATCCCGGTCCGCCTCGTCGAGCCGGCCTCGCGGCTGTCCGGGGACACCACGCTGCTGCGGATGCCCGGCATCGGCGGCACCGGCGTCGTCACGATCTCGCAGGTGCTGCAGATGGCCGCGCACCTCGACGGCTCCTACGCCACCGGGCTGGAGCAGACCGGCCTGGCGCAGAAGGGCGGCCCGGTCACCTCCGACGTGCGGATCGCCAAGACCCCGATGACCGGCGCGCTGCGCGCCTCGCGGGCCACCGCGGACGTGCTCGTCGGCTTCGACCTGCTCGGCGCCGCGGACAAGGCGAACCTGGCGACCGCCCGGCCCGGGCACACGGTCGCCGTCGTCAACACCGCGATCGTGCCGACGGCGGCGATGGTCACCCACCGGGTCGTGCTGCCCGGCTCGCCCGACGACGCCGTCGAGAGGATCGCCGCCGCCACCGGCCCCGACAACCTGCACCTCGACGCCGGGTATCTCTCCGAGATGCTCTTCGGCGACCACATGCCGGCCAACATGATCCTGGTCGGCGCCGCCTACCAGCACGGCGTCGTGCCGATCGCGGCCGAGGCGATCGAGGACGCGATCCGCCTCAACGGGGCCGCGGTCGAGAAATCCCTCGCCGCGTTCCGTTGGGGCCGCGCCGCGGTGATCGACCGCGACGCCGTCCTCGCCGCCGTCGCGCCACCCGCGCGGGCGACGGTCGAGGTCGGTGCCCGGGCCGCGGGTCTCGCCGCCGCGCAGCCCGCCGCTCTCTCCGACGTGCTCGCCACCCGGATCGCCGACCTGGAGGGCTTCCAGGACGCGGCGCTGGCGGCGCGCTACGCCGAGGAGGTCGGGCGGGTCACCGCGCTCGCGACCGCCCGCACCGACGACGCGACCGGTGAGGCGATCGGCGTCGCCTACGCCACCGGGCTGCACAAGCTCCTGGCCTACAAGGACGAGTACGAGGTCGCGCGCCTGCACCTCGACCCGGTCGAGAAGGCCCGCCGCGACGACACCTACGGCCCGGACGCGTCGGTGTCGGTGCTGCTGCACCCGCCGGTGCTGCGCGCACTGGGGATGGACCGCAAGATCCGCCTGCGCGGCCGGACCGCCGACGTCGCCTTCCGCGCCCTGCGCGCCGGTCGCGGGCTGCGCGGCACGCCGCTCGACGTGTTCGGCTACGCGCGGGTGCGGCGGGTGGAGCGGGAGCTGGTCGGCGAGTACCAGTCCCTGGTGCGCGACGCGCTGGAGCACCTCGACGCCGGCACCGCCTCCCTGGTCACCGAGATCGCCGGCCTGCCGGACATGGTCCGCGGTTACGAGGACATCAAGCTGGCCAACGTCGAGCGCTTCCGGGAACGGGCCCACGAGCTCCGCACGCAGCTCACCGGCTGA
- a CDS encoding TetR/AcrR family transcriptional regulator yields MAGVRAEQRERTRQVLVERSRELFATRGYADVGLAEIVTTAGVTKGALYHHFPDGKTSLFAAVLGRVQDEVGDAVAAAAGAEPDDWSALLAGCRAFLVSSTAAGVSRIMLVDGPAVLGWARWRELDDAASGRHLLEALEGLVRDGVITARPEPLARLLSGAMNEAALWLADRDGDGADPDLLDQTWTELATLLTGLRR; encoded by the coding sequence GTGGCCGGGGTACGGGCGGAGCAGCGGGAGCGGACGCGGCAGGTGCTGGTGGAGCGCAGTCGCGAGCTGTTCGCGACGCGCGGGTACGCCGACGTCGGGCTCGCGGAGATCGTCACGACCGCCGGGGTCACGAAGGGGGCGCTCTACCACCACTTCCCGGACGGGAAGACGTCGCTGTTCGCCGCGGTGCTCGGGCGGGTGCAGGACGAGGTCGGGGACGCCGTGGCCGCGGCGGCCGGCGCCGAGCCCGACGACTGGTCGGCGCTGCTCGCCGGGTGCCGGGCGTTCCTCGTCTCCAGCACCGCGGCCGGGGTCTCCCGGATCATGCTGGTGGACGGGCCTGCGGTCCTCGGCTGGGCGCGCTGGCGGGAGCTCGACGACGCGGCGTCCGGGCGTCATCTTCTCGAGGCGCTGGAGGGGCTGGTCCGGGACGGCGTGATCACCGCGCGACCGGAGCCCCTGGCCCGCCTGCTGTCCGGGGCGATGAACGAGGCCGCCCTCTGGCTGGCCGACCGCGACGGCGACGGTGCCGACCCGGACCTCCTGGACCAGACCTGGACCGAGCTCGCCACACTGCTCACCGGCCTGCGCCGCTGA